The DNA window GGAGTCGTCTTCGGCACGTCGTGTCGGCACGCGGATGCCGCTTTGAACGTCCTTGTCGATCAGAAACCGGTTCGGAAAGAGGATGTCGGCCTCGAAGTGATCGAAGTCGTCACGAATCTGGCCGACGTCACGGGGCGTCTGGCCGAAAATCTTCGTCAGGTTCTCGCCACGGATACTCTCGTAGGAGTCGCCGTTCTCGTCTTCCGTCTCGCTCCCGGTGAGCCGATCGTACTGTTCTTCCGGTGGACGCTCGAGTGAGTCCGTCGGCGCGTAAAAGTACGGTTGGAAGCCGACGACTTGCACGTGCTCGAGAGTGCCCTTGGGCGTGCGGCCGAAGACGTGCATGATCGGCCGTTCTTCGTCGCCGTAGCCCGCGACGGTGTAGTCGACTTGCATCACGGCAAGCTCGAGTGTTCCCTGTGCGTCTGGGAGCGTCTCCGCTTCGACGTCGATGACGTCGATAGCGCCCGTCCCGCCGTTTCCTGCGACGGCGGCCGCCTCTTCGTCCGGTCGCTCGGCGGACTCGTCAGAAAATGCATCGAGTCCGGCCTGGCCCGCCTCAGTCATGGTATCGGGGTTGGGAGTGGCCAGATAAAAACCCCCACACTTCGAGCGGTGAATTCGTTCCTCGCTTCCCTCACCGGGAAGCTTTTGCAGGTGGAACAAGACATATAATGTGGTAACACATAGCATACTAACAGGTGATCGAAGTGTCCACTGACGTAACCGACGACACGACGGATCGAGGCGAGTCGAGTAGTGACCTCGCGGGCACCGAAACGATCGAATCCTACGAGACGGACGACGGTGTCGTATTCTACGACGCCGAAAATCCGCTCGCGTGGGTGGAGACCTCCCACTCACTCATGCTCTCCGAACTCGCCTAACGCGAGGAGTGAGTGCGACCAACGCGAACGGTTTTTATTGCGTCTGCGCCTCTATTCGAGTGTGGCACCTGATCGGTCCGAAGACGAGCCAGAAGAGTACGATCCGGAAGCGGAGTTTCGGGACCCGGATTCGGACTCGCTGACGATTCCGGAGGTGTCGACGGAACATGCTGGCTCGACACTTCGATCGGACCTGCAGTCGGAAATCGAAGACGACGCCACCGAAACGCCGGACGCGTCGCTCG is part of the Natronorubrum sediminis genome and encodes:
- a CDS encoding DUF7331 family protein, with amino-acid sequence MIEVSTDVTDDTTDRGESSSDLAGTETIESYETDDGVVFYDAENPLAWVETSHSLMLSELA